In Pectobacterium aroidearum, the following are encoded in one genomic region:
- the mukB gene encoding chromosome partition protein MukB, whose protein sequence is MIERGKFRSLTLVNWNGFFARTFDLDELVTTLSGGNGAGKSTTMAAFITALIPDLTLLHFRNTTEAGATSGSRDKGLHGKLRAGVCYSTLDVVNSRHQRVLVGVRLQQVAGRDRKVDIKPFTIQGLPTAIQPTQILTQVVGDRQARVLSLQELKDRVEEMEGVQFKQFNSITDYHSLMFDLGVVPRRLRSASDRSKFYRLIEASLYGGISSAITRSLRDYLLPENSGVRKAFQDMEAALRENRMTLEAIRVTQSDRDLFKHLISEATSYVAADYMRHANERRIHLDGALELRRDLFSSRKQLSSEQYRHVEMARELAEQSGAEGDLETDYQAASDHLNLVQTAMRQQEKIERYNADLEELSYRLEEQNEVVEEAREQQAENEERADAAELEVDELKSQLADYQQALDVQQTRAIQYQQAQQALERARTLCQLPDLTADNADEWLDSYQAKEQEATEILLMLEQKLSVADAAHGQFEQAYQLVSKIAGAVNRNEAWQVARDLLRDSSSQRYQAERVQPLRMRLSELEQRLREQQDAERLLQDFSKRNGQDYQPEELESLQQELDARIETLSSLVAEAGERRMALRQELEQIQQRIQKLTTRAPVWLAAQEMLTQLSEQSGETFEDSRQVTEFMQQLLERERETTVERDDIASRKRQIEAQIERLSQPGGSEDPRLNALAERFGGVLLSEIYDDVTLDDAPYFSALYGPSRHAIVVADLSLVREQLAGLEDCPEDLYLIEGDPQSFDDSVFAVEELERAVVVKVAERQWRYSRFPEVPLFGRAAREMRLESLRDEREALAEQYATLSFDVQKTQRLHQSFSRFIGTHLAVVFDEDPEAEIRTLSSRRGELDRAIASFDGENQQQRQQYEQAKEASVQLNKLIPRVSLLCDETLQDRVEEIRAELDETEESARFIQQHGATLVKLEPLVSVLQSDPQQHEQLQEDYAQAQNAQRQAKQQAFALTEVVQRRAHFSYADSAGMLGENAGLNDKLRHRLELAEAERTKAREQLRQHQAQLTQYSQVQASLKSSYDAKQDMLKELTQELQDIGVRADADAEERARQRRDELHAALSTNRSRRNQLEKQITFCEAEMDSLQKKLRKLERDYHQMREQVVTAKAGWCAVMRLVKDNGVERRLHRRELAYMEGDELRSMSDKALGALRLAVADNEHLRDVLRLSEDPKRPERKIQFYIAVYQHLRERIRQDIIRTDDPVEAIEQMEIELNRLTEELTAREQMLAISSRSVANIIRKTIQREQNRIRMLNQGLQAVAFGQVKSVRLNVNVRETHTTLLNVLSEQQEMHQDLFNSNRLTFSEALAKLYQRLNPEIDMGQRTPQTIGEELLDYRNYLEMEVEVNRGADGWLRAESGALSTGEAIGTGMSILVMVVQSWEEESKRLRGKDIIPCRLLFLDEAARLDAKSIATLFELCDRLEMQLVIAAPENISPEKGTTYKLVRKVYQNNEHVHVVGLRGFGAEAPETQEQAS, encoded by the coding sequence ATGATTGAACGCGGTAAATTTCGCTCACTAACGCTGGTCAACTGGAACGGCTTTTTCGCCCGCACCTTCGATCTGGATGAACTGGTTACCACGCTATCCGGCGGTAACGGTGCTGGGAAATCCACCACGATGGCCGCCTTTATTACGGCGCTGATCCCTGACCTGACGCTGTTGCACTTCAGAAACACGACCGAAGCCGGTGCTACCAGCGGTTCTCGTGATAAAGGCCTGCACGGTAAATTACGTGCCGGTGTCTGCTACTCCACGCTGGATGTCGTTAACTCGCGCCATCAGCGCGTGCTGGTTGGCGTTCGTCTCCAGCAGGTCGCGGGTCGCGACCGTAAAGTCGATATCAAGCCTTTCACCATTCAGGGATTACCGACAGCTATCCAGCCGACGCAAATTCTGACGCAGGTGGTCGGCGATCGCCAGGCACGGGTGCTCTCGTTGCAGGAGTTGAAAGATCGCGTTGAGGAGATGGAAGGCGTTCAGTTCAAGCAGTTTAACTCCATCACCGACTATCACTCGCTGATGTTTGATTTAGGCGTGGTGCCGCGTCGTCTGCGTTCTGCTTCTGACCGTAGCAAGTTTTATCGCCTGATTGAAGCCTCGTTATACGGTGGTATCTCCAGTGCCATTACTCGCTCGCTGCGTGATTATTTACTGCCGGAAAACAGCGGCGTGCGTAAAGCGTTTCAGGATATGGAAGCGGCGCTGCGTGAAAACCGCATGACGCTGGAAGCGATCCGCGTCACCCAGTCCGATCGCGATCTGTTTAAACACCTGATCTCCGAAGCGACGTCTTATGTTGCCGCTGACTATATGCGTCATGCCAATGAGCGGCGCATCCATCTTGATGGGGCGCTGGAATTGCGCCGCGACCTGTTCTCCAGCCGTAAGCAACTGTCGAGCGAACAGTACCGTCATGTGGAAATGGCGCGAGAACTCGCGGAGCAGAGCGGTGCGGAAGGCGATCTGGAAACGGATTATCAGGCAGCCAGCGACCACCTGAATCTGGTGCAAACCGCGATGCGCCAGCAGGAAAAAATCGAGCGTTATAACGCCGATCTGGAAGAACTAAGCTATCGCCTCGAAGAACAGAACGAGGTGGTAGAAGAAGCGCGTGAGCAGCAGGCGGAAAACGAAGAACGCGCCGATGCTGCTGAGCTGGAAGTGGATGAACTGAAAAGCCAGCTTGCCGATTATCAGCAGGCGCTGGACGTACAGCAAACACGTGCCATTCAGTACCAGCAGGCACAGCAGGCGTTGGAGCGCGCTCGCACATTGTGCCAGTTGCCGGATTTAACGGCAGATAACGCGGACGAGTGGCTGGACAGCTACCAGGCCAAAGAGCAGGAAGCGACAGAAATTCTGCTGATGCTGGAACAGAAGCTGAGCGTGGCTGATGCAGCGCACGGCCAGTTTGAGCAAGCCTATCAGCTGGTGAGCAAGATTGCTGGTGCGGTTAACCGCAACGAAGCCTGGCAGGTCGCACGTGATTTGCTGCGCGACAGCTCTTCGCAACGCTATCAGGCGGAGCGAGTACAGCCGCTACGGATGCGCCTGTCTGAACTGGAACAGCGCCTGCGTGAACAGCAGGATGCCGAGCGACTATTGCAGGATTTCAGCAAGCGCAACGGTCAGGATTATCAGCCGGAAGAACTGGAGTCGCTCCAGCAAGAGCTTGATGCCCGTATCGAAACGCTGTCATCGCTGGTGGCGGAAGCGGGTGAACGCCGCATGGCGCTGCGTCAGGAGCTGGAGCAAATCCAGCAGCGTATTCAGAAGCTGACGACGCGTGCGCCAGTCTGGCTGGCCGCTCAGGAAATGCTGACGCAGTTGAGCGAGCAAAGCGGCGAAACGTTTGAAGATAGCCGTCAGGTGACGGAATTCATGCAGCAGTTACTTGAGCGTGAGCGTGAAACGACCGTTGAGCGTGACGATATCGCTAGCCGCAAGCGACAGATTGAAGCGCAGATTGAGCGACTGAGTCAGCCGGGTGGTTCCGAAGACCCACGCTTAAACGCGTTGGCGGAACGCTTTGGCGGCGTGCTGCTATCTGAAATTTATGATGACGTGACGCTGGATGATGCGCCGTACTTCTCGGCACTTTACGGCCCGTCCCGTCATGCCATCGTGGTCGCCGATCTCTCGCTGGTACGTGAACAGCTTGCTGGTCTGGAAGATTGCCCGGAAGATCTGTATTTGATCGAGGGGGATCCGCAGTCGTTTGATGACAGCGTGTTTGCCGTTGAAGAACTAGAACGTGCCGTCGTCGTCAAAGTCGCGGAGCGCCAGTGGCGTTATTCCCGTTTCCCTGAAGTGCCGCTGTTTGGTCGCGCCGCGCGGGAAATGCGTCTGGAGAGCCTGCGTGATGAGCGCGAAGCGCTAGCCGAACAGTACGCGACGCTGTCGTTTGACGTGCAGAAAACGCAGCGTTTGCACCAGTCCTTCAGCCGGTTCATCGGTACACATCTGGCTGTCGTTTTTGATGAAGATCCCGAAGCGGAAATTCGTACGCTCAGCTCCCGTCGCGGCGAGTTGGATCGTGCGATTGCCAGCTTTGATGGTGAGAACCAGCAGCAACGTCAGCAATATGAACAAGCGAAAGAAGCCAGCGTACAGCTGAATAAACTGATCCCGCGTGTTAGCCTGCTGTGCGACGAGACGTTACAGGATCGCGTGGAGGAGATTCGCGCGGAGCTGGATGAAACCGAAGAGTCTGCCCGTTTCATTCAACAACACGGAGCGACACTGGTTAAGCTGGAACCGCTGGTTTCTGTCTTGCAAAGTGACCCGCAGCAACATGAGCAGTTGCAGGAAGATTATGCTCAGGCACAGAACGCACAGCGGCAGGCGAAACAGCAGGCGTTTGCATTGACCGAGGTTGTGCAGCGTCGCGCACACTTCAGCTATGCCGATTCCGCCGGCATGCTGGGTGAAAACGCCGGCTTGAATGACAAATTGCGTCACCGTTTGGAACTGGCTGAAGCGGAACGGACAAAAGCACGCGAACAGCTTCGCCAGCATCAGGCACAGCTGACACAGTACAGTCAGGTTCAGGCATCGCTGAAAAGCTCTTACGATGCCAAACAGGATATGCTGAAGGAGCTGACGCAAGAGCTTCAGGATATCGGCGTACGTGCGGATGCCGATGCCGAAGAACGTGCCCGTCAGCGTCGTGATGAGCTGCATGCGGCATTAAGCACCAACCGCTCGCGGCGTAATCAGTTGGAAAAACAGATTACGTTCTGTGAAGCCGAAATGGACAGTTTGCAGAAGAAATTGCGCAAGCTGGAGCGTGATTATCACCAGATGCGTGAGCAGGTTGTCACTGCGAAAGCAGGCTGGTGTGCGGTCATGCGTTTGGTGAAAGACAACGGCGTTGAGCGCCGTCTGCACCGCCGTGAGCTGGCGTATATGGAAGGCGATGAACTGCGTTCCATGTCGGATAAGGCGCTGGGGGCGCTGCGTCTGGCGGTGGCGGACAACGAACATCTGCGCGATGTACTGCGGCTTTCGGAAGATCCGAAGCGACCAGAGCGCAAGATCCAGTTCTACATTGCCGTTTACCAGCACCTGCGCGAGCGTATTCGTCAGGATATTATCCGCACTGATGACCCGGTAGAGGCGATTGAGCAGATGGAGATCGAGCTTAACCGTCTGACTGAAGAGCTAACGGCGCGTGAACAGATGTTGGCTATCAGCTCACGCAGCGTGGCAAACATCATTCGTAAAACGATCCAGCGTGAGCAGAACCGTATTCGTATGCTGAACCAGGGGCTGCAAGCGGTAGCGTTTGGTCAGGTGAAGAGTGTTCGTCTCAACGTCAACGTGCGTGAAACGCATACCACGCTGCTCAATGTGTTGTCCGAACAGCAGGAAATGCATCAGGATCTGTTTAACAGCAACCGCCTGACCTTCTCGGAAGCGTTGGCAAAACTGTATCAACGCCTGAATCCTGAAATTGATATGGGACAGCGCACACCGCAAACGATCGGTGAAGAGTTGCTGGACTACCGAAACTACCTTGAAATGGAAGTTGAGGTTAACCGTGGCGCGGATGGCTGGCTGCGAGCGGAAAGTGGAGCGCTGTCTACCGGGGAAGCGATTGGTACCGGGATGTCGATTCTCGTCATGGTGGTACAGAGCTGGGAAGAAGAGTCTAAGCGCCTGCGTGGTAAAGATATTATTCCGTGTCGTCTGCTCTTCCTCGATGAGGCAGCGCGTCTGGATGCCAAATCGATCGCCACGCTATTCGAGCTGTGCGATCGTCTGGAAATGCAGTTGGTCATCGCGGCACCGGAAAATATCAGCCCTGAGAAAGGGACCACCTATAAGCTGGTGCGTAAAGTCTACCAGAACAATGAGCACGTCCATGTGGTCGGGCTGCGTGGTTTTGGAGCAGAAGCCCCTGAGACGCAGGAGCAAGCCTCATAG
- a CDS encoding amino acid aminotransferase, whose product MFENISAAPADPILGLTDLFRADDRVNKINLGIGVYKDETGKTPVLTSVKKAEQYLLENETTKNYLGIDGLPAFGQCTQELLFGKQNAIIADKRARTAQTPGGTGALRVAADFIANQTSAKRIWISNPTWPNHNNVFSAVGLEVCQYDYYDAANHALDFDGLLNSLNAAKAGDVVLFHGCCHNPTGIDPTAEQWATLAELSIAKGWLPLFDFAYQGFARGLEEDAEGLRIFAAKHDELIVCSSYSKNFGLYNERVGACTLVAADAATADKAFSQVKAAIRANYSNPPSHGATVVATILGNDALKTIWVQELTAMRERIQRMRQLFVNTLQEKGAQQDFSFIIDQNGMFSFSGLTKEQVLRLRDEFGVYAVNSGRINVAGMTPENMAPLCEAIVAVL is encoded by the coding sequence ATGTTTGAAAATATCTCTGCCGCACCGGCCGATCCTATTCTCGGGCTGACCGATCTTTTCCGCGCCGATGACCGCGTGAATAAAATCAATCTGGGTATTGGTGTCTATAAAGATGAAACCGGTAAAACTCCGGTTCTGACCAGCGTAAAAAAAGCAGAACAGTATCTGCTGGAAAATGAAACCACCAAAAACTATCTGGGCATTGACGGTCTGCCAGCATTCGGTCAGTGCACACAGGAGCTATTGTTTGGCAAGCAGAATGCCATCATTGCCGACAAACGTGCCCGTACGGCGCAAACCCCAGGCGGAACGGGTGCATTGCGCGTAGCGGCGGATTTCATTGCCAATCAGACATCTGCAAAGCGCATTTGGATCAGCAACCCAACCTGGCCAAATCACAATAACGTCTTCTCTGCCGTCGGTTTGGAAGTGTGCCAGTACGACTACTACGATGCAGCGAACCATGCGCTGGATTTTGATGGCTTGCTGAACAGCCTGAATGCCGCCAAAGCGGGCGACGTGGTACTGTTCCACGGCTGCTGCCATAACCCAACCGGTATCGATCCTACAGCTGAGCAGTGGGCTACGTTGGCTGAGCTGTCGATAGCGAAAGGCTGGCTGCCGCTGTTTGACTTCGCCTATCAGGGCTTTGCCCGCGGCCTCGAAGAAGATGCAGAAGGTCTGCGCATTTTCGCCGCGAAGCACGATGAACTGATCGTATGCAGCTCGTACTCTAAAAACTTCGGTTTGTACAATGAGCGCGTCGGTGCCTGCACGCTGGTTGCTGCCGATGCCGCAACGGCAGATAAAGCATTCAGTCAGGTGAAAGCTGCTATTCGCGCAAACTACTCTAACCCGCCGTCACACGGTGCGACCGTTGTGGCTACCATTCTGGGCAACGACGCGCTGAAAACCATTTGGGTGCAGGAATTAACGGCGATGCGTGAGCGCATTCAGCGTATGCGTCAGCTGTTCGTTAATACCTTGCAGGAAAAAGGCGCACAGCAGGATTTCTCCTTCATCATCGACCAGAATGGGATGTTCTCATTCAGTGGCCTGACCAAAGAGCAGGTTCTGCGTCTGCGTGACGAATTCGGCGTTTATGCGGTGAACTCTGGCCGTATCAACGTTGCGGGAATGACGCCGGAAAATATGGCTCCGCTCTGCGAAGCGATTGTTGCCGTGCTCTAA
- a CDS encoding YcbK family protein gives MDHIDNHRRKWLALGGAAFGIALLPGQAFATLSTPRPRILTLDNLNTGERLKTEFFDGKRYNKSELSRLNHFFRDYRANKIKTIDPQLFDQLYRLQVMLGTNKPVQLISGYRAIDTNNELRAHSRGVAKQSYHTKGQAMDFHIEGVQLANIRKAAMKMRAGGVGYYPRSDFVHIDTGPVRTW, from the coding sequence ATGGATCACATTGACAACCATCGCCGTAAGTGGCTTGCACTGGGTGGTGCCGCGTTTGGTATCGCACTGCTTCCCGGTCAGGCATTTGCAACGTTATCTACGCCCCGACCACGAATTTTAACGCTAGACAATCTGAATACCGGAGAGCGGCTAAAAACGGAATTTTTTGATGGCAAACGGTATAACAAATCAGAACTCTCCCGCCTGAATCACTTTTTCCGCGATTATCGCGCCAATAAAATCAAAACGATTGATCCCCAACTTTTCGATCAGCTCTATCGCTTACAGGTCATGCTGGGCACCAATAAGCCTGTACAGCTGATTTCCGGTTATCGCGCAATTGATACGAATAATGAATTACGTGCGCATAGCAGAGGTGTGGCAAAGCAGAGCTATCACACGAAAGGGCAGGCGATGGATTTTCATATTGAAGGCGTTCAACTGGCCAACATTCGTAAAGCGGCGATGAAGATGCGTGCAGGTGGGGTTGGCTACTATCCGCGCAGTGATTTCGTTCACATCGATACCGGCCCGGTCCGCACCTGGTAA
- a CDS encoding MBL fold metallo-hydrolase, which yields MKYQIVPVTAFSQNCTLLWCEKTNEAAIVDPGGDAEKIKRAVADAGISVKQILLTHGHLDHVGAAAELAEHYQVAIIGPQIEDAFWLEGLPAQSRMFGLEECAPLTPSRWLQEGDEVNLGETTLAVFHCPGHTPGHIVFFDAESRLAQVGDVIFNGGVGRTDFPQGDHQALIASIKNKLLPLGDDVTFIPGHGPMSTLGHERKTNPFLREDAAIW from the coding sequence ATGAAATATCAAATTGTCCCAGTGACAGCATTTAGCCAGAATTGTACGTTGTTATGGTGTGAAAAAACGAATGAAGCGGCGATTGTCGATCCCGGTGGCGATGCAGAAAAAATCAAACGCGCCGTTGCGGATGCAGGGATTTCGGTTAAGCAGATTCTGTTAACACATGGTCATTTGGATCACGTTGGTGCGGCGGCGGAATTGGCCGAACACTATCAGGTTGCGATTATTGGCCCGCAGATTGAAGATGCATTCTGGCTGGAAGGGCTACCGGCACAGAGCCGGATGTTTGGCCTGGAAGAGTGCGCACCGCTGACACCATCGCGTTGGCTACAGGAAGGTGATGAGGTCAATCTGGGGGAAACCACGCTGGCGGTTTTCCACTGTCCTGGTCATACACCCGGCCATATCGTTTTCTTTGATGCAGAATCGCGCCTGGCACAGGTAGGGGATGTCATTTTCAACGGTGGTGTAGGGCGTACCGATTTTCCACAGGGCGATCATCAGGCGCTGATTGCATCCATCAAGAATAAGCTGCTGCCGCTGGGTGACGATGTGACGTTTATTCCAGGGCACGGCCCGATGTCAACGTTAGGACATGAGCGCAAAACGAACCCTTTCCTGCGTGAAGATGCCGCGATTTGGTAG
- a CDS encoding porin — translation MMKRNILAVVIPALLVAGAANAAEIYNKDANKLDLTGRVHAGYAFKNQSAENEDNTYARLGFKGQTQITSDLTGYGTFEYQFDGNNAEENNAGEGKTRKAFAGLKFGDFGSFDYGRNTGVAYNGLAYTDVLPENGGDSSVTDTLTGRVSSAATYNTSNFFGLVDNLGFGLQYVAKNESGTRIDRSHGDAWATSLSYDTDFGVGVVASYGSQERTAAQRTSTAGGERADVWATGLKYDANNVYVAATYGEGRNFFRTTGSVLADESKVFEVVAQYNFDFGLTPTLAYVSRKDKINTNVNANDYGVKYASVGATYAFNKNFSTYVEYDISLLDKNNAYGLENNDRVDVGVVYQF, via the coding sequence ATGATGAAACGCAACATTCTTGCAGTAGTAATCCCAGCTCTGTTAGTCGCGGGCGCAGCCAACGCAGCAGAAATCTATAATAAAGACGCTAACAAGCTGGATCTGACTGGTCGTGTACACGCGGGTTATGCATTCAAGAACCAAAGTGCAGAAAACGAAGACAACACCTATGCTCGTCTGGGTTTTAAAGGCCAGACTCAGATCACTAGCGACCTGACTGGTTACGGTACTTTCGAATACCAATTCGATGGTAACAATGCTGAAGAAAATAATGCAGGTGAAGGCAAAACCCGTAAAGCATTTGCTGGTCTGAAATTTGGTGATTTCGGTTCTTTCGACTACGGTCGTAACACTGGCGTAGCTTACAACGGTCTGGCTTATACCGACGTACTGCCAGAAAACGGCGGCGACAGCAGCGTTACCGATACCCTGACTGGTCGTGTCAGCAGCGCAGCAACCTATAACACCTCTAACTTCTTTGGTCTGGTTGACAATTTAGGTTTCGGTCTGCAATACGTTGCCAAAAATGAAAGCGGTACTCGTATCGATCGCAGCCACGGTGATGCATGGGCAACCTCCCTGTCCTATGACACTGATTTTGGTGTAGGTGTTGTTGCTTCTTATGGCTCTCAAGAGCGTACCGCTGCTCAGCGCACTTCAACAGCTGGCGGTGAGCGCGCAGACGTATGGGCTACTGGTCTGAAATATGACGCGAACAATGTCTATGTTGCAGCAACTTACGGTGAAGGCCGTAACTTCTTCAGAACTACTGGTTCTGTTTTAGCTGACGAAAGTAAAGTTTTTGAAGTAGTTGCACAGTACAACTTTGATTTTGGTTTAACTCCAACTCTGGCTTACGTTTCTCGTAAAGACAAAATCAATACTAATGTGAACGCAAACGACTACGGCGTTAAATATGCAAGCGTTGGCGCAACCTATGCATTCAACAAAAACTTCTCTACCTATGTTGAATATGACATCAGTCTGCTTGATAAAAACAACGCATACGGTCTCGAAAACAACGACCGTGTAGACGTTGGTGTTGTTTACCAGTTCTAA
- the mukE gene encoding chromosome partition protein MukE, translating to MSSTNIEQFMPVKLATALSNNLFPALDSQLRAGRHIGIEELENHVFLMDFQEVLEEFYSRYNVELIRAPEGFFYLRPRSTTLIPRSVLSELDMMVGKILCYLYLSPERLAHEGIFSQQELYEELLSLADESKLLKLVNQRSTGSDLDRQKLQEKVRTSLNRLRRLGMIYFMGNDSSKFRITESVFRFGADVRSGDDAREAQLRMIRDGEAMPVEGSLSLKDDSDDNDRTDDTAPETGEDE from the coding sequence ATGTCATCGACAAATATTGAACAATTTATGCCAGTGAAACTGGCAACCGCGCTGTCGAATAACCTCTTTCCTGCGCTGGACAGCCAATTGCGCGCCGGGCGTCATATTGGCATTGAAGAGCTGGAAAACCACGTATTTCTGATGGATTTTCAGGAAGTGCTGGAGGAGTTCTACAGCCGTTACAACGTAGAGTTGATCCGCGCGCCGGAAGGTTTTTTCTATCTGCGTCCGCGCTCCACTACGCTGATCCCCCGTTCTGTGCTGTCTGAGCTGGATATGATGGTAGGGAAAATTCTCTGTTATCTCTATCTGAGTCCGGAGCGCTTGGCGCACGAAGGCATTTTCAGCCAGCAGGAGCTGTATGAAGAGCTACTGAGTCTGGCGGATGAAAGTAAGCTGTTGAAGCTGGTTAACCAGCGTTCTACCGGTTCCGATCTGGATCGCCAGAAGCTGCAGGAAAAAGTCAGAACCTCGCTTAACCGCTTACGTCGGTTAGGCATGATCTACTTTATGGGAAATGACAGCAGCAAATTCAGAATTACCGAATCGGTGTTCCGCTTCGGAGCTGATGTACGCAGCGGCGATGATGCCCGCGAAGCGCAGCTACGCATGATTCGCGATGGTGAAGCGATGCCTGTTGAAGGTAGTTTGTCGCTGAAAGATGACAGCGACGATAACGATCGCACTGATGATACCGCGCCAGAAACGGGCGAGGATGAATAA
- the ldtD gene encoding L,D-transpeptidase: MLLLHKRKMVRLLLRVGCIWVGSLSPSFSVLAASPTVISGLSQSSGAVSVEKSRAGLLSALPHGVSVHYLSDLSSLYAQHQMQPMWADNRAVQQFQQQLAELAIAGVQPQFTTWVTWLTDPQLTGFARDVVLSDAMLGYLQFVSGVERNGNDWLYSSVPYRLQSPALNIVSQWQQAVKSGTSAAYVVSLAPQHSQYAKMHEALKTMLTDNRPWPSLNLTESLRPEQQSRELAVLREILQRTGMLSSTESITLFNENTAATTIPAGESPLVESGAAIYTGELVEAVKRFQHWQGLEDDGVIGKRTRDWLNVSPQMRATLLALNIQRLRLLPDNVHTGIMVNIPNYSLIYYQDGAERLSSRVIVGQPKRKTPLMSSSLYNVVVNPPWNVPTTLIRQDIIPKVVRDPGYLQRHGYTVLSGWSQDAEVIDPSMIDWQIVSPERFPYRLRQAPGANNSLGRYKFNMPNSEAIYLHDTPNHNLFQRDIRALSSGCVRVNKASELASMLLQDAGWNNSRISSMLDQGNTTFVSMKHRIPVNLYYLTAWVAEDGRPQFRTDIYNYDDTARAGTKVLSKAGLLLQ, encoded by the coding sequence ATGTTGTTGTTACATAAACGAAAAATGGTCAGGCTGCTGTTGCGCGTGGGTTGTATTTGGGTCGGAAGCCTGTCTCCTTCGTTTTCGGTGCTGGCAGCATCTCCGACGGTGATATCTGGCTTATCGCAAAGCTCGGGTGCAGTTTCTGTAGAAAAGAGTCGTGCAGGGCTTCTTTCAGCGCTGCCGCACGGCGTGTCGGTACATTATCTCTCTGATTTATCATCGCTTTATGCCCAACATCAGATGCAACCGATGTGGGCGGATAATCGCGCGGTGCAACAGTTTCAACAGCAGCTTGCCGAATTGGCGATAGCGGGCGTACAGCCGCAGTTCACCACGTGGGTGACTTGGCTGACCGATCCGCAATTGACCGGATTTGCGCGCGATGTCGTGCTATCGGATGCAATGCTGGGTTATTTGCAGTTTGTTTCTGGCGTGGAGCGTAACGGCAATGATTGGCTGTACAGCAGCGTACCTTATCGTCTGCAATCGCCTGCGTTGAATATCGTTTCTCAATGGCAACAGGCCGTAAAATCCGGCACCAGCGCGGCCTATGTGGTTTCGCTGGCACCGCAGCATTCACAGTACGCCAAAATGCATGAGGCGCTGAAGACGATGCTGACGGACAATCGCCCGTGGCCGAGTCTGAATTTGACGGAATCTCTGCGTCCGGAACAGCAGAGCCGAGAGCTGGCAGTACTGCGTGAAATTCTGCAGCGTACTGGCATGCTGTCGTCAACGGAGAGCATTACGCTGTTTAACGAAAATACCGCCGCGACGACGATACCGGCAGGCGAGTCTCCGTTGGTCGAGAGTGGGGCTGCGATCTACACGGGTGAACTGGTTGAAGCGGTGAAACGCTTCCAACATTGGCAAGGGCTGGAGGACGACGGCGTTATTGGTAAGCGTACTCGTGATTGGCTCAATGTTTCCCCCCAAATGCGCGCGACGCTGCTGGCGCTGAATATTCAACGCCTGCGCCTGCTGCCGGATAATGTTCACACCGGTATTATGGTGAATATCCCCAATTATTCGCTGATCTATTATCAGGACGGCGCTGAACGCTTATCGTCACGCGTTATTGTTGGACAGCCCAAGCGTAAGACGCCGTTGATGAGTAGTTCGCTGTATAACGTGGTGGTCAATCCACCGTGGAATGTCCCTACTACGCTGATTCGACAGGATATCATTCCTAAAGTAGTACGCGATCCTGGTTATCTACAGCGTCATGGCTATACGGTGTTGTCCGGCTGGAGTCAGGATGCGGAAGTGATTGATCCATCGATGATCGATTGGCAGATTGTGTCACCAGAGCGTTTCCCCTATCGCTTACGTCAGGCTCCTGGCGCGAACAACTCGCTGGGGCGCTATAAATTCAATATGCCAAATTCGGAAGCGATTTATCTGCACGATACGCCCAATCACAACCTGTTCCAGCGTGATATTCGGGCGCTGAGTTCCGGCTGTGTGCGGGTCAATAAGGCATCGGAATTGGCTAGCATGCTATTGCAGGATGCGGGATGGAATAATAGTCGAATTTCTTCCATGCTGGATCAGGGGAACACGACCTTTGTTTCAATGAAGCACCGAATTCCGGTTAATCTCTATTATCTGACAGCGTGGGTAGCGGAAGATGGTAGGCCTCAATTCCGCACAGATATTTACAATTATGATGATACTGCCCGAGCCGGGACGAAAGTCCTCTCCAAAGCAGGGTTATTGCTTCAGTAA